A window from Podospora bellae-mahoneyi strain CBS 112042 chromosome 1 map unlocalized CBS112042p_1, whole genome shotgun sequence encodes these proteins:
- a CDS encoding uncharacterized protein (EggNog:ENOG503NZWV; COG:S), which translates to MADADKPIATTSENVVEKPRRRGCVGHCVRFWWVYLIVLIVLTVILVPVILLVAVPKIAQSKLDEAELIINGITVTDTQTKKMTMSIDSTIKSDGKVHATIEPFLGVMYLEDIPSHIPFASINFPETTSEALQQVKVTQTLEIKDVDALTTFNTWLLANETLRVTVLGETGIHVKGISRRYPVTFKKTIEMPGLQMLRGTSVNETKINLDPVYNFNATTWIPNRSLVSFELGNATFHNYLDGKEIGTVYIDNLFLKAGEVTKADMRATIENAPVLEALGKSPACDKDNGWLDFEIRGKTVNNKGQDLPYFADALAADTQTIPIDIGGTIQRSLGLTIPCGGLGGGDHSD; encoded by the exons ATGGCCGACGCCGACAAGCCCATCGCTACCACTAGCGAGAATGTTGTTGAGAAGCCGCGGAGACGCGGATGTGTAGGACACTGCGTCAGATTCTGGTGGGTGTACTTGATCGTCCTCATCGTTCTTACTGTCATTCTTGTGCCAGTCAT TCTCCTGGTCGCCGTTCCCAAGATTGCTCAGTCCAAGCTTGATGAAGCCGAGCTCATTATCAACGGCATCACTGTCACCGATACCCAGACCAAGAAGATGACCATGTCTATCGACAGCACCATCAAGAGTGATGGCAAGGTTCACGCCACCATTGAGCCCTTCCTCGGGGTCATGTACCTCGAGGATATCCCTTCGCACATTCCTTTCGCCAGCATCAACTTCCCCGAGACCACCAGCGAGGCCCTTCAGCAGGTCAAGGTTACCCAGACCCTCGAGATCAAGGATGTGGATGCCCTGACCACTTTCAACACATGGCTGCTCGCCAACGAGACCCTCAGAGTGACCGTCTTGGGTGAGACTGGTATTCACGTCAAGGGCATCTCTAGACGCTATCCCGTTACTTTCAAGAAGACCATCGAGATGCCCGGCCTCCAGATGCTTCGGGGCACTTCTGTCAACGAGACCAAAATCAACCTCGATCCCGTGTATAACTTCAACGCAACAACCTGGATTCCCAACCGCTCTCTTGTGTCTTTCGAACTT GGCAATGCCACCTTCCACAACTACCTTGACGGCAAGGAGATTGGCACCGTCTATATtgacaacctcttcctcaagGCCGGCGAGGTCACCAAGGCCGACATGCGCGCCACCATTGAGAATGCACCCGTACTTGAGGCCCTCGGAAAGTCTCCCGCTTGCGACAAGGACAATGGATGGCTCGACTTCGAAATTCGTGGCAAGACCGTCAACAACAAGGGCCAAGACCTTCCCTACTTCGCCGACGCTTTGGCTGCAGACACCCAGACCATTCCTATCGATATCGGCGGCACGATTCAGCGGTCTTTGGGTCTCACTATTCCCTGCGgcggcctcggcggcggtgaccATTCTGATTAA
- a CDS encoding uncharacterized protein (COG:K; EggNog:ENOG503P2V2), whose protein sequence is MGLVVYESSDEDEEAQPLPEPQVTKPPVKPIAPEVKDAPQQTPSFPPKQPSPPPQPLPPPSKQSPPLGPVLGPALGPSLPPSNTLPEPEDMEMTIPLDPSAPPRSPYSTNRALIQGLTLPPNPDTSIPPSPPLSPALLPQINSLTAKFDNFLKLKREKNIHFNERIAQSHGLRNPAVMEQLLTFAGIGTSFDGDDDGGKGTEQYATTLSKELWDPLTGFPGWAYKDALWKAQIKTRKERERGRGERVEFVSAGTATAGGDSGVLPDLRTGLSGEERFGRKRKGRY, encoded by the exons ATGGGTTTGGTAGTATACGAAAGTagtgacgaggacgaggaagccCAACCGCTCCCCGAGCCTCAG GTCACAAAACCACCAGTCAAACCCATCGCACCAGAAGTTAAAGATGCGCCCCAACAAACACCCTCGTTcccacccaaacaaccctcaccaccacctcaaccctTGCCCCCGCCATCAAAACAGTCACCACCCCTCGGCCCCGTCTTAGGCCCCGCCCTCGGcccttccctcccaccaTCGAACACCCTCCCCGAACCAGAAGACATGGAAATGACCATCCCCCTCgacccctccgccccccctcGATCCCCCTACTCCACCAACCGCGCCCTAATCCAAGgcctcaccctccctcccaatcccgacacctccatccctccctccccgcccctttccccagccctcctcccacaaatCAACTCCCTAACGGCCAAATTCGACAACTTCCTCAAACTCAAACGGGAGAAAAACATTCACTTCAACGAACGTATCGCGCAATCCCACGGCCTGAGAAACCCAGCAGTGATGGAGCAGCTGCTGACGTTTGCGGGGATCGGGACGAGTTTTGACGGGGATGATGACGGAGGGAAAGGAACGGAGCAGTATGCTACCACCCTGAGCAAAGAGCTCTGGGATCCGCTGACGGGGTTTCCCGGGTGGGCGTACAAGGATGCGTTGTGGAAGGCTCAGATCAAGACtaggaaggagagggagagggggaggggggagagggttgagttTGTGAGCGCTGGGACAGCGACGGCGGGGGGTGATAGCGGGGTGTTGCCAGATTTGAGGACGGGTTTGTCGGGGGAGGAACggtttgggaggaagaggaaggggaggtatTAA
- the PRE4 gene encoding Proteasome subunit beta type-7 (BUSCO:EOG09263XZN; EggNog:ENOG503NUK4; COG:O; MEROPS:MER0001711) yields MDHRPQAWGRPRDDVYGAYDASYLNNSGPRTVTQSPVVTGTSVIAIKYKDGVVMAADNLASYGSLARFTDVKRLRTFLDTTVIGFGGDVSDMQFLDRHLKELATDESYEVEPTLDDEDDEESSSSKPGHLNAANLFKYLQKLMYQRRNSFDPLWNQILVAGLDSESKPFLASVDLRGTSFTSPSLATGFGAALAQPIMRKYAGTEEDAAKLTREQAVEVVKECMKVLFYRDARSLDRYSIAVVNKDGIELEEDQQLEKQSWAFAERIKGYGTQTV; encoded by the exons ATGGATCACCGCCCGCAAGCCTGGGGTCGT CCCAGAGATGATGTCTACGGCGCCTACGATGCCTCctacctcaacaacagcggTCCCAGAACCGTCACACAATCACCCGTCGTAACAGGCACCTCGGTCATCGCGATCAAGTACAAGGACGGCGTCGTTATGGCGGCCGACAACCTGG CCTCCTACGGCTCTCTAGCCCGCTTTACCGACGTCAAGCGCCTCCGCACCTTCCTCGACACAACCGTCATCGGCTTCGGCGGCGACGTTTCCGACATGCAGTTCCTCGACCGCCACCTCAAAGAGCTAGCCACCGACGAATCCTACGAGGTGGAACCAAccctcgacgacgaagacgacgaagaatcctcctcttccaaaccCGGCCACCTCAACGCAgccaacctcttcaagtACCTCCAAAAGCTCATGTACCAACGCCGCAACTCGTTCGACCCCCTCTGGAACCAGATCCTCGTTGCCGGGCTCGACTCGGAATCGAAGCCCTTCCTCGCTTCTGTTGACTTGAGGGGAACATCTTTCACTTCCCCGTCGTTGGCTACCGGGTTTGGCGCGGCGTTGGCTCAGCCCATTATGCGCAAGTACGCTGGCACAGAGGAGGACGCTGCCAAGCTTACGAGGGagcaggcggtggaggtggtcaagGAGTGCATGAAGGTGCTTTTCTACCGTGATGCTAGGTCGCTGGATCGGTATTCCATTGCGGTGGTGAACAAGGATGGGattgagctcgaggaggatcAGCAGCTCGAGAAGCAGAGTTGGGCGTTTGCTGAGCGGATCAAGGGGTATGGTACTCAAACTGTCTaa
- the GFA1 gene encoding glutamine--fructose-6-phosphate transaminase (isomerizing) (COG:M; MEROPS:MER0012158; BUSCO:EOG09260SRF; EggNog:ENOG503NUR2) codes for MCGIFGYVNYLVEKDRKFIIDTLINGLSRLEYRGYDSAGFAVDGDKKKEVLAFKEVGKVAKLRQLVDESKPDLSKVFDSHVGIAHTRWATHGPPSRLNCHPHRSDPTWEFSIVHNGIITNYKELKTLLEAKGFRFETETDTECIAKLAKYLYDQNRGIGFTDLAKAVISELEGAYGLLIKSVHYPHEVIAARKGSPLVVGVKTQKRMKVDFVDVEYSDDNTPLSAEAASQNVALKKSSVAGGLLSPNGLLGAPDKSLLHRSQSRAFMTDDGLPMPTEFFLSSDPSAIVEHTKKVMYLEDDDIAHIHEGSLHIHRLKKADGSSNVRTIQTLELELQEIMKGKFDHFMQKEIFEQPESVVNTMRGRLDIGNQTVTLGGLRSYIATIRRSRRIIFIACGTSYHSCMAVRGVFEELTEIPIAVELASDFLDRQAPVFRDDTCVFVSQSGETADSLMALRYCLDRGALTVGIVNVVGSSISLLTHCGVHVNAGPEIGVASTKAYTSQFIAMIMFALSLGEDRASKQKRREEIMEGLSKISDQIKSVLSQDQKIKALCESTFRNQKSLLLLGRGSQYSTALEGALKIKEISYLHCEAVMSGELKHGVLALVDENLPIIMILTRDDLFKKSLNAYQQVTARGGKPIVICNEGDEEFSENQAEKIEVPKTVDVLQGILNVIPLQLIAYWLAVLEGLNVDFPRNLAKSVTVE; via the exons ATGTG TGGCATTTTCGGTTACGTGAATTACTTGGTGGAAAAGGACAGGAAGTTTATCATTGACACACTCATCAACG GACTTTCCCGTCTCGAGTACAGAGGGTACGACTCGGCCGGTTTTGCCGTCGATggcgacaagaagaaggaagtcCTTGCCTTCAAGGAGGTAGGCAAGGTCGCCAAGCTGAGGCAGCTTGTTGATGAGAGCAAGCCCGACCTCTCCAAGGTCTTCGACTCCCACGTCGGTATCGCACACACTCGCTGGGCCACCCACggtcccccctcccgtctCAACTGCCACCCCCACAG GTCCGACCCCACATGGGAGTTTTCCATCGTCCACAacggcatcatcaccaactacaaggagctcaagactCTCCTTGAGGCCAAGGGTTTCAGGTTTGAGACTGAGACGGACACAGAATGCATTGCGAAGCTCGCAAAGTATCTCTACGACCAGAACAGGGGCATTGGGTTCACCGATCTCGCCAAGGCCGTTATTAGCGAGCTGGAGGGCGCCTACGGTTTGCTCATCAAGAGCGTGCACTATCCCCATGAGGTGATTGCCGCTCGCAAGGGTTCTCCCTTGGTTGTCGGCGTCAAGACGCAGAAGCGCATGAAGGTCGACTTCGTCGATGTCGAGTACTCGGAcgacaacacccccctctccgccgAAGCCGCCTCCCAGAATGTTGCGCTCAAGAAGTCGTCTGTCGCCGGTGGCCTCCTCTCACCTAACGGCCTGCTTGGAGCCCCCGACAAGTCGCTCCTTCACCGATCGCAGTCCCGCGCCTTCATGACCGATGATGGTCTCCCAATGCCCACCGagttcttcttgtcgtcggATCCATCGGCCATTGTTGAGCACACCAAGAAGGTGATGTACctcgaggacgatgacatCGCCCACATCCACGAGGGTTCTCTCCACATCCATCGCCTCAAGAAGGCCGATGGAAGCAGCAATGTCCGTACCATCCAGACCCTTGAGCTCGAGCTCCAGGAGATCATGAAGGGCAAGTTCGACCACTTCATGCAAAAGGAAATTTTCGAGCAGCCCGAGTCGGTTGTCAACACCATGCGTGGTCGTCTTGACATCGGCAACCAGACAGTAACACTCGGTGGTCTCAGGAGCTACATCGCCACCATTCGCCGGTCCCGTCGCATTATCTTCATTGCTTGCGGTACTTCCTACCACAGCTGCATGGCTGTCAGGGGTGTTTTTGAGGAGCTTACCGAAATTCCTATTGCTGTTGAGCTTGCCTCCGACTTCCTGGATCGCCAGGCGCCAGTATTCAGAGATGACACCTGCGTCTTTGTGTCCCAGTCTGGTGAAACAGCCGACTCGCTGATGGCTCTCAGATACTGCCTCGACCGCGGTGCCCTGACTGTCGGTATCGTCAATGTTGTTGGTTCCAGCAtttccctcctcacccactgCGGTGTGCACGTCAACGCCGGTCCCGAAATCGGTGTTGCGTCCACCAAGGCCTACACCTCGCAATTCATTGCCATGATCATGTTCGCTCTCTCATTGGGCGAGGACCGTGCTTCCAAgcagaagagaagagaggagatTATGGAGGGTCTCTCTAAGATCAGTGACCAGATCAAGTCCGTCCTCTCTCAAGACCAAAAGATCAAGGCTCTCTGCGAGAGCACCTTCAGAAACCAGAAGAGCTTGCTCCTGCTCGGTCGTGGCAGCCAATACAGCACAGCGCTGGAAGGTgccctcaagatcaaggaaaTCAGCTACTTGCACTGCGAGGCCGTCATGAGCGGTGAGCTCAAGCACGGTGTGCTCGCCCTTGTGGACGAGAacttgcccatcatcatgatccTCACCCGTGATGATCTCTTCAAGAAGAGCTTGAACGCCTACCAACAAG TTACTGCTCGTGGAGGCAAGCCCATTGTTATCTGCAACGAAGGCGACGAGGAGTTTAGCGAGAACCAGGCCGAGAAGATCGAGGTCCCCAAGACGGTTGATGTTCTCCAGGGTATCCTCAATGTCATCCCATTGCAGCTGATTGCCTACTGGCTCGCTGTTCTCGAGGGTCTCAACGTTGACTTCCCTCGTAACCTGGCTAAGTCGGTTACTGTCGAGTAG
- the RPT4 gene encoding 26S proteasome subunit rpt4 (COG:O; EggNog:ENOG503NVBE), whose protein sequence is MSDQEREHALASFKKKLIESREWETKLKNLRLEIKGLQKEFDNTEDHIKALQSVGQIIGEVLKQLDEERFIVKASSGPRYVVGCRSKVDKAKLKQGTRVALDMTTLTIMRMLPREVDPLVYNMSLEDPGQVSFGGIGGLNDQIRELREVIELPLKNPELFLRVGIKPPKGVLLYGPPGTGKTLLARAVASSLETNFLKVVASAIVDKYIGESARLIREMFGYAKEHEPCIIFMDEIDAIGGRRFSEGTSADREIQRTLMELLNQLDGFDYLGKTKIIMATNRPDTLDPALLRAGRLDRKIEIPLPNEVGRLEILKIHAAGVAKEGEIDFESVVKMSDGLNGADLRNVVTEAGLFAIKADRDAINQDDFNKAVRKVAESKKLEGKLEYQKL, encoded by the exons ATGTCGGACCAGGAGCGCGAGCATGCTCTCGCCAGCTTCAAGAAGAAGTTGATTGAGTCGCGAGAGTGGGAAaccaagctcaagaaccTCCGGCTCGAAATCAAGGGTCTTCAGAAGGAATTTGACAACACAGAGGATCACATCAAGGCGTTACAAAGTGTCGGGCAGATTATTGGCGAGGTACTGAAGCAgcttgacgaggagaggt TCATTGTTAAGGCCTCGTCAGGTCCTCGTTACGTCGTGGGTTGCCGCTCCAAGGTCGACAAAGCGAAGCTCAAGCAAGGAACCCGTGTGGCGCTTGATATGACGACACTCACCATCATGCGCATGCTTCCCCGCGAGGTCGACCCCCTCGTCTACAACATGTCTTTGGAAGATCCGGGTCAGGTCAGCTTCGGCGGAATCGGTGGTCTCAACGACCAGATTCGCGAGCTCAGAGAAGTCATTGAGCTTCCGCTCAAGAACCCAGAGTTGTTCCTGCGAGTAGGCATCAAGCCACCCAAAGGCGTGCTTCTGTACGGTCCACCAGGTACCGGCAAGACCTTACTTGCCAGAGCAGTTGCTAGCAGTCTGGAGACGAATTTTCTAAAGG TCGTTGCATCAGCTATCGTCGACAAATACATTGGCGAGTCTGCCAGGTTGATCCGCGAAATGTTCGGATACGCAAAGGAGCACGAACCCTGCATCATCTTCATGGACGAAATCGACGCCATCGGTGGCCGCCGGTTCAGCGAAGGTACTAGTGCCGATCGTGAAATCCAGCGGACGTTGATGGAGCTGCTCAACCAGCTCGACGGTTTCGACTATCTCGGGAAAACCAAGATCATCATGGCCACGAACCGACCTGACACACTCGACCCTGCGCTGCTACGTGCCGGGCGTCTAGACCGCAAGATTGagattcccctccccaatgaGGTTGGACGTCTGGAGATTCTCAAGATTCACGCCGCTGGCGTGGCCAAGGAAGGGGAGATTGACTTTGAGAGCGTGGTGAAGATGAGCGATGGGCTGAACGGTGCCGATTTGCGAAACGTGGTTACCGAGGC CGGCCTCTTCGCCATCAAGGCCGACAGAGATGCGATTAATCAGGATGACTTCAACAAGGCAGTTCGCAAGGTGGCTGAGtcgaagaagctggagggcaAGCTTGAGTACCAGAAGTTGTAG
- a CDS encoding uncharacterized protein (EggNog:ENOG503P4G3), giving the protein MKIRQRTTCQICRQKKISCDGRKPSCGQCLLRNITCPGYPPDWIFISQFAPSNIQTKPMLARVAGHPGVTKHPPSQLPGILLSRKTHEPNGSLRSLYHEDLPLDKLIEIIIQGYVPGTDVAAIQRGASASTPRICGAWAEVLPDLVKAGNDTALNAAIKAFAFSILVCETQRKIPMATALEAYSVALRSVNDSLKIPNKSSLVQLMAAVMCLLFAELVLPTSLESWTAHLEGLGELMQTREPQFYASGIAHRLFVGARPALIVLKIQSRKASFLASEEWQTAPFQEIIPSPMQALMNEATVIPGIIERMSQEAGITTAGRLLTELEALLDRLALWETSFQATPEAPRFWYDGDCIWFDSLTTANGLTHCWAFNVICLTCVGKIVGLFPDLRPFARISRGMVSQETRRMSMLICRSTKYLMQDKMKLFGPTSIVLPLQTAYDTLKAGGAETERDFACCKEILESALGEKHFLSLFFKGDV; this is encoded by the exons ATGAAGATTCGACAGAGGACGACATGTCAAATCTGCAGGCAGAAGAAGATCAGT TGTGACGGGAGAAAGCCTTCATGCGGCCAATGTCTCCTCCGTAACATCACCTGTCCCGGATATCCACCGGATTGGATATTCATCTCTCAGTTCGCTCCATCTAACATTCAGACAAAGCCGATGCTTGCTAGAGTGGCTGGTCACCCTGGCGTAACCAAgcatcctccctctcagcTTCCAGGCATACTCTTGAGCCGGAAAACGCATGAGCCGAATGGGAGTCTCAGGTCGCTTTACCACGAAGACCTACCGCTTGACAAGCTGATAGAAATCATCATCCAGGGATATGTTCCAGGTACTGATGTTGCGGCGATTCAGAGAGGCGCCAGTGCGTCTACTCCTCGAATATGCG GGGCGTGGGCAGAAGTACTACCAGATCTCGTCAAAGCTGGTAACGACACAGCTTTGAATGCCGCCATCAAAGCCTTTGCTTTCTCCATACTCGTGTGCGAGACGCAACGCAAGATCCCCATGGCGACGGCGCTTGAAGCATATAGCGTAGCGCTACGATCCGTCAACGACTCGCTAAAGATCCCCAACAAGTCGTCGTTGGTTCAGCTAATGGCTGCTGTAATGTGCTTGCTCTTTGCTGAGCTTGTGTTGCCAACAAGCCTTGAAAGCTGGACCGCTCATTTAGAGGGACTTGGGGAGTTGATGCAGACGCGAGAGCCACAGTTCTACGCATCAGGCATCGCCCACAGGCTATTTGTCGGGGCAAGACCGGCATTG ATTGTACTGAAGATCCAGTCGAGAAAGGCATCTTTCCTTGCCTCAGAAGAGTGGCAAACAGCTCCTTTCCAAGAGATCATTCCCTCGCCAATGCAAGCCTTGATGAACGAAGCAACTGTTATTCCGGGCATCATTGAAAGAATGAGCCAGGAGGCTGGAATCACGACTGCTGGCAGGCTATTGACGGAGCTCGAAGCATTGCTTGACCGACTTGCGCTGTGGGAAACAAGCTTCCAGGCCACTCCTGAGGCCCCTCGTTTCTGGTATGATGGAGACTGCATCTGGTTTGACAGCCTCACAACAGCTAACGGCCTGACGCATTGCTGGGCATTCAATGTGATTTGCTTGACATGTGTCGGGAAGATTGTGGGCTTATTTCCAGACCTGCGTCCCTTTGCTCGTATATCACGAGGGATGGTCTCTCAAGAAACCAGGCGGATGTCGATGCTCATATGCCGGAGCACCAAGTATTTGATGCAAGACAAGATGAAGCTCTTTGGGCCAACATCTAttgtcctccccctccaaacggCGTATGACACCCTGAAGGCTGGAGGCGCCGAAACGGAGAGGGATTTCGCTTGCTGCAAAGAGATACTCGAGTCAGCTCTTGGAGAGAAGCACTTTTTATCGCTCTTTTTCAAAGGAGACGTGTAA
- a CDS encoding uncharacterized protein (COG:S; EggNog:ENOG503NZQZ) translates to MTSSIKLSAPLSLTHIGTATALIHLGDDSNPVTLITDPFFSHAPFEFDMGLLVLKASIEPALGLANLPPIDAVLLSHEDHVDNLDEPGRRLLEGRIVLTTPDGAKNLAPRPGVKALQPWETVSIKLQGQTFEVTGTPCVHLPGGEVTGFILTTESFGKTDGKPNAIFFSGDTIYIPELAKMKEKYHISVALLNLGKATAPLPTGPLVITMDGAQAVKLFRELGADVLFPMHFESWDHFKEQREDLAQSFKAEGLDKEVLWLEPGKKTKLV, encoded by the exons ATGACCTCCTCGATCAAACTCTCGGCCCCTCTGAGCCTCACCCACATCGGCACTGCGACTGCCCTCATTCATCTTGGGGACGATAGCAACCCTGTCACACTCATCACcgaccccttcttctctcatGCCCCATTTGAATTCGATATGGGTCTCCTTGTCCTCAAGGCATCCATTGAACCGGCTCTAGGCCTTGCCAATCTCCCTCCTATCGATGCTGTTCTCCTGAGCCACGAGGACCATGTCGACAATCTTGACGAGCCTGGCCGCCGTCTTCTCGAAGGCCGCATCGTGCTCACCACCCCTGACGGAGCAAAGAACCTTGCTCCTCGGCCTGGTGTCAAAGCTTTGCAGCCttg GGAGACTGTTTCTATCAAGCTCCAGGGACAGACTTTTGAGGTTACTGGAACCCCTTGCGTCCACCTtcctggtggtgaggtcaCTGGCTTCATCCTGACAACGGAATCGTTCGGAAAGACTGATGGCAAGCCAAACGCGATATTCTTCTCTGGGGACACAATTTACATCCCTGAGCTGGcaaagatgaaggagaagtACC ACATCTCCGTCGCCTTGCTCAACCTAGGCAAAGCAACAGCCCCTCTCCCCACGGGCCCCCTTGTAATCACCATGGACGGCGCGCAGGCAGTAAAGCTGTTCCGAGAGCTGGGGGCTGACGTGCTGTTCCCCATGCACTTTGAGAGTTGGGATCATTTCAAGGAGCAGCGGGAAGATTTGGCGCAGTCGTTCAAGGCCGAGGGGTTGGACAAGGAGGTTTTGTGGTTGGAGCCTGGGAAGAAGACCAAGCTTGTTTAG